The genomic segment CGGCCTTTTCGACGGCCGCCGTCAGGTGCGCGTAAGTCTCGTCGAGCGGGGCAAGCGAGTGACCGGGCAGGTCGAACGCCGGGGCACGGAGGTCGGTAGCGAGCGACGGGCGGACACGGCCGAGGAGGAACGCTCGCGTGTACGTGCCGCGCTCCTTGCCGTCGCACCACTCGATCACGGACCGTCCAGCGTCGCTCGCGTACTGCGTGACCCAGCCACCCGGCGAATAGAGTTCGAGGTCGCGTTCGTGGCCGGACGGCACGTTTTCCGCGGGGCGGAACGACTCCGTTTTTCGTTCGATCCGCAACCCGCCAGCGATCTTCGCCAGGGCATCGCTGTGCCACACCGACCGGGCGAGGTCGCGGGCATCTTGCGGCCAGTCCGACTTGGGCGCGGCTTTCGGAGCGGCAACCGGCACGGGCAACTCTGGGAACAGTGGGTTGAACCACTGAGTCTGTTGTGGAGCCCGCTGGGAATAAGAATGTGGGACCATTACCGTTAGTCCGCCAATTATGCCCGCGTCGACGGTTCGCCATTGAGGGCTTCTCGCGAACCCACCGCCGCCGAACCCGCCGTGGAGCATTCGCCGGCCTGAAATGGGCATTACGCCGCTTCGTGAGTCGAACTCTAAACCTTGCCGGTCGAATGTCTCCAAGTCCGGCAGGGCGTCGAACGCTTCAGCGTCTCGGAGCTGTTTGAAGCCTAACGCTTTCTTATCGCTGAGATCCCCCAAACTTTTCGCATCTTTATCGGCAAAGAAATCGTCGTCGATGTCTCCTCTTGGCAAAAACCCGGGAGCAAGTCCTCGTGACCTACCGGCCATTCCCGCCAACCTTGTGGTGTCAGAGATAGGAGCGAGGTCGTCGACCAATCCTTTGTTCCGTTCCGCAAGTCCCCCAAAGTATTCACCCGATTCCCGGGCCGCGGCGCCGAGTTCTTCAAATTCACTCTCGGCGTAACGATTTCTACCCAGTCCAGCAACGGGTCCGTCCTCGTAATACGGGTATGCGGTGGACGGCGAAGACGTTGGGGCGAGAAGTGCCTTTGCCAGCTTTTCGATCCCCCGAACGTCGTTCGGTGACCGGCCGAGGAGAGACAAAGCGGCGAGCGCGTTACGTCGCAGCCCGGCCCGCCATGTGCCGGCTCGTTTCATCTGCTCGCGGGCGAGCGCGTAGCCAGCGTCGTCCCGGCCCTTGGCGAAGAATTGCTCGCCGTCGCGCATCTGGAACCGCCGCTGAACTTTGAACCGTGCCCGGTCGGCGTCGCTCTCCAGCACCAGGAATGACGTGTACGGCGTCATGATGTGGAACTCTTCGGAGAGCGCGATCACGTCGTCGCGGACGGCCGGCGTCTGCGGCTGTTCGAGCAGTTTGTCGAGGTGTGCCCGCGCCCAGAGCCGCGGGATGAACGAGTTCCCGCTCTCGGCGTCCTTGAGGATCGCCTTGGCCGTGTACTTCACCTCCTTGCCGTCGCGTGAGCCGGTCACGACGACTTCGCCCGTCTGGTCCTTCCCTTCGGGCAGGTAGCGGCCGGTGAGGATTTGTTGCGTGCCCGGGCTGAGGTTCGCCAGCGTTTCCGGATAAACGCGGGCTGTCTGCCAGCCGCGGAACTCGACCTTGAGGTCGCGCACCGGCGGGCGGGTGAGTTCGCCTAATAGCTCGAGCGCGACGGCCGTCGGGCCTTGCTCGGTCGTGACCCGGCGGAACGAGCCGCCGCCCAACCGACTCAGAGTCCGCATGACACCGGGCTCGAACGTACTCCCCAATGCGACGGTGTGGACGGCCGCCGTCGTGCCGTTCGCCGTGTACAGCGCCTGGACGCGTGCGGCGAGCGCCTGCGGGTTGGCGTCGCCGGTCGTCGAGATGCCGTCGCCCAGGTAAACCACGTGGCCCTTGGGGCCGCACTGCTTGAACGCGGCGGCGAACGCCGTGTCGAGGTCCGTCCACCCGAGGGAGGTCCGCCCCGCCAGGAACGCGGTCGCCTTACGGACGTTGTCCGGCGTGGCCGGTTGTGTGCGGTCGAACACCCATTCTGCGGCCACATCGCAGGTCGCCAGGTTGAACGTGTCGGCCGGCGTCAGTGCGCCGAGGAGGGAAGCGGCCAGCGCCGTCTGGGTCGAGCGCTGGTGCGGGTCGACAGAGGCCGAGGTGTCGCACACCAGGACCAGTTCGAGCGGGTTGCCGTCCGGCAACGTGTCGCGCTCCGCGGCGTCCCCGGCGGGCGGCGTCACCTGAGCCAGGAAGTACCCGTCCGCCCCGCGGCGGTGCGGGACGACCACGACTTCCGGCGCCGCGGCCGCCACATCTACAACGACTTCGAAGTCCTTGATCGGCGTGTATTCCTGGGCCGAGAATTCGAGCTTCGCGGCGTGGTCGGTCTTGCTCGCGCGTGCGACGTGCGTGGGAGATAATACGGACTTGAGCGGTGCGGCCGAGGCCACGGTCACGTCGATCGACAGGTCGCGGAGCGGGTGCTGCTGCAACATCTCGCTCTGGAGGGCGTAGCTGTACCGGTAGCGGTTCGCCTTGAGCGGCAGAACTTGCGTGTACGTGATCCTGATCCGCTTTTCGGAGTGCGGGAAGATCGGCCAGACGCGGGCCTTGAACACGTTCCCGCCGGCCCATTCCAGCAGGCCCGGGTCGCGCTTCTCGCGCATGATCTCTTCGTAAATCTCCCGCGCCCGCTGCTTCTCGACCACGTCCGCCTCGACCATCTCGTTCCCGATCCACATCGCGAACCCGGAAATCGAAGCGTCCTGCGGCAGCGGGAAATGGAAGGTGCCTTCGAGTTGCGCGTTCGTGTGATTCACAAAGGATTCTTCGATCGTCGTCCGGGCGATCTGGTCGCGGATGTCGACGCTGACCTTGTGATACCCGACGGTCAACGGGACGTTTCGGCCATCAACCTTGGCGACGAGTTCGCCGAGCGATTCGTTCGCGCTCGTGCCCTTGAAGCCCTTCAGCCACACCGGCTCTTTCGTCACCTGTACGAACTGCTCTTTCTCGACGCGGTAGTGCGTTTTTTCTTTGACGACGATTTTCTGATCGCCCGGCCCGAGCAGCTCGACGGGCGTGTTCTTGGCCGGCGTGATCTCGACTTCTCCTTCGTGCAAGCGAAGCTGAGTCGGCTTGACGACTTCGAGCAACCCGCCGGGGCCGACGACCACGGTGGCGCGGGGCAGCAGCTTGAGCGAGGCGGCGTTCGCCCCGCGGAGGTCGGCGCGGACCCAGTCGCCGGGCAAAAGAACCGCGTTCGGTCGCACCGGCGTCCACCGCTGGGCGGTCATGGGTTTGATGCTCACGACGCCCTGCACGTCCGCGACTTTGCCCACGCGGCCGTCTTCGGAAAGCGTGTCCGCGACGACGAATTTCTCGGCGGGCACGGGTGCGTTCTGGGCCAGCACGACGAATGTGGCAACAAGATCATGACGGCCGCCGCGACCAAGCTCGAACGTTTGAACGGAGCGCAAATCACCCGTTAGCGCGTCGGCTTCGATAACGGCTTCTTCTCCGCCGCAACTTACGTAGAACCGATCCACCGTCGCCCCGTCTCGTTCGATCCGCTCAGAGCGTGCGACTCTCACCCTATCCGGCGACGGCGTAGATACGTTGACCAGGGCGAAGAGGTTCAACCCGCGGCGGTCTGGGCGGAAGTAACTTTTGGCCACAACCGTCGCGCGGTTGGCTTTTTCGTCGATCGTGTAAACAAGGTCGCCGCGCGCGATTTGATAGCGGTCGGCGGAATCGTCCCAGCGGATTCTGTCCGGATGCGCGACCCACACGTCGCGGGGGGTGTCGCCCGTGATGACTTGCAGGTGAAGCGTTTCAGCGTCAGCCGCCCGGTCGAGAACCTGGGCGAGCCGAGCCTCGGGCTGGCCGGACGGCCAGAAGTGAACACCCGTGGCGACCAACACCGCCGCCGCGATCGCCGCGGTCGTCAGTTTGACGAGTACCGAGAACATTTTGCGCCTCCGATTTGGAGCAAGAGAGGACGGAGTGATCGGGGGAACGATTTCCGCGCCGGCGGGCGGCACGGCGGTGGTCCCGTCGCCGTTGATAGACGGGTTCGGGGCGAAGCCGGAATGAGTCGCGAGGAATGCTTCGGTGGACAGGTCGCGTTGCCAGGCGAGGAACGCGGGGTCCGGGGGCGGCGCGTCGGCGCCGGCGGCCGCCAGCAGATCGGCGAGCCGTTCGTCGTCGTCCGGTGTGTGGTCGGGTGGTGTCATGGCTCGGTCCTCGCCGGGCGGCCCGCGGTGCGCTTCCCGAACGTGTCGCGGAACGCCTGACGCGCCCGCGCGAGCTTGGACCGCACCGCGCCGGCGGTCGCCCGCTCGCGGCTGGCGATCGTTTCGACGGAATCGCCGTCCATGTATTTGGCCGTGAGCAGGGTTTCGTAGTCCGCGGGTAACTCGGTCAGAGTGGCCCGGACCAGGGCGTTCAACTCGCCGTCGGCCAGCGCGTCGCGGGTTTCGCCGGGGCGCCGGTGGGGGTGGTCCGCGCCGGCCCGGAGCAGGCGGTCCCGCTGGGCTTCTTGCCGGTAATGCAAGGCGATACGGACGCGGGCGATGCCCCAAAGCCACATCCAGAGTGTTCCGCGGTCCGGGTCGAACGCCGCCGCGGACCGGGCGGCGGCCAGGAAGGTTTCCTGGACCACGTCGGCCACATCCGTGGCCGACGGCCCCATCAGACGCGCGACGGCCCGCCACACGCGCTCGGCGTGCGCGTCGTACAGCGCCCGCCACGCGTCCGGGTTTCCCCCGCGGAGCCCGCGGGCAATCTCGCGCTCCTGGTGTTCGTCCATAACCGGCCGGTCCGCCGTAAGGGCCATCGTGGCGCTCGCCCGGGTTTCGTACACGGCACCCTAGATTTGCGCGCGGCGGGGGAAATGTGTCGCAAAATTTTTCGCCGCAGATTCACGCGGATAAACGCGGATCAGGCAAGAGATTAAGCAGAAAATCGATTCTTAATCTCTGTTCTGATCCGCGTTTATCCGCGTGAATCTGCGGCGAAATTTTCTTATTCGAAGATCAGAGTGCCGAACTTGCGGAACTCGTGGAAGCTCGGACCGACCCGGGCCCAATCCCAGCTCGCGGGCTTCTTATCGTCGTAGTCCATCCGGTAGAAGTTCGCCCGCCACTTCGTGCCGGGCTTCGGCGAGACGTTCCGCAGCGGCGTGAGGAGTTCATACGGGATGAACACTTCCGCCTTCCACCCCGTCACCGTCGCGCCGGACTTGAGTTCACCGCCGGCCGCCGAGGTCGCCTTGCGGGTCTTCCGCCCGCCCGCGTAGTGCCACGGCCGCCAGCCCATCGCCTTGTCGCCCAGATTGGGCACCAGGATCGGGAGTTCGTAGTTCAGCGGCGAAATCTCGTACTCGAAATAAATCGGGTCTCGTTCGTCCGTCCATAGGAAGACTTCAAACACGTCTTCCGTCCAGAGGTTCAAGAAGTCCTCCTTGAGCGTGGCCGTGATCTTTTCGTCCGCCGCGTCGATGAGGACGTAGAAGCCTTTTTTGGAGTACAGCGTTTTCACCCGCGTCGCGTAGTCCTTGCCTTCCTTCGTGCGTTTGTTCAGCGGCACCCACTCCGCCGCCTTCCAGGCCGCGGCGGTCCCGTCGCCGGTGAGTTCAAAATCTTCCGTCGGCTTGACCCGCATTTCTTTCCCTTTTGGGGCTTCATCTTTCGGGGTGGCGTCCTTGGCGGGCGTGTCCTTGGGGCCATCTTTCAGGCCGTACAGCACGCGCTCAGCGTTGGTCTGGTAGACCTTCTTCAGCACCTCGGGCGGCAGGAAGAGGCCGTAGATGTTCCAGAACCCCTGACGGTGGTGACTGGCCGAGCAGTCGAAGTATTCGTCGTCCGTTTCCAGGAACCGATAGTAGATGCGGTAGGCGTCGACCTTCGGCGTAGTGTCGGTGCCGAACATGATCCGGTCCTGATATTTCAGGAAGAACTTGCGGGCCGTGTACGGCTGGCGGCCGAGTTCCGAGATGCGGGCGTCGATGTCCACGTACATGTTGGGGTACTTGTCGAGTTTGTCCGCGACCGCCGCGAGGTCTTCGGCGTTGTTGCCGAAGTGGGTGTTCACGAACGTCGTCTTGGGGTGTTTCGCGATGACGTGGTGGAGTTGATCGAGCACGTCTTCCCGCTTCGGGTTGTCGCCGGCGTAGAAGAGCCAGTCGAGGTGCTGGTTGAGTTCGTGCCAGCGCTCGTTGTGACGGTCGAGCGGCGTGAAGAACGCGGCCGGGTCGCCGACGTGAATCACCACCGGGCGGCCGAACTTCGCGCACGTCTCCCAGATCGGGTCGAGCTTCGGGTCGTCGACCGGAACCAGGCGACCGTCCTTGTAGCGGTAGCGCAGGCCGAAGGTCTTGTGAAACTTGAGCCCCTTCGCCCCGGCTTTGAAGCCCTCTTCCAGCCGCTTGACCTCGCGGGCCGTCCAGTCGGGGCCGTCGATTCCTTCGAAGTTAATGAGGGCGAAGGTCAAGAACCGGCCGGGGTAGGTTTCGTCCAGGGCCGCGATCGTTTCCTTGAGCCGGCCGTCCCAGCCGCCGTCGAGGTTCACGACGGTCCGCACGCCCGCCTCGTCCATGACCTTGAGATACCGCTTCACGACGTCCGGCGTCAGCACCTTGCTGCCCCCGCCGAGGTGGTTGTGAACGTCCACGACCGGGTACATGGGGCGGTCGACGGCGGTGGCTTTGGCGACCATCATGGACCGCGGCTCCCAGTCGTGGAGCTTCAACTCGCGGATGTCGGCAGGCGGGTCGGCCGACCGCGCCGGGCCGGCGATCGCGATCAGAAAAAGCGATGAGAACAAAGCCATGCGGAGTCGTAGGCCCATGAGTTCGCTCCGGGGTTAACGGGTGCGCGTCGGATCGGAGAGGGTGGCGACCACCAACCGAACACGGATCGGGTTACGTGATCCGGTCATTTCAACAGGAGATGAGTACGCTCGCGAGAACTTTCGGGGCGACGGGACGGAATCTTCGTCCGGGTTTCGACGTGATACCAACGAAAACGCCCGTCTGCTGAGAGCCGGGCGTGCGCTGGGCGTCTTGTGCTACCGTTCCAATCCGCGACAAGCGCGACGGAGGCGGCGGACGCCTTCCAAGATTTGCTCGGGGGTTGCGACTCCGAAACTGAGGCGCACTTCGTTCTTGGGCACCACGCCGGCCGCGTCCGGGACGTGGCCGAACTGGCCGGGGACGTACAGCACGCCGGCGTCGACCGCGCGACCGATGAGCGGGCCGTCTTTGCCGGTGTCGATGTACGACGGGAACGTCAGCCAGACGTAGAGGCCGCCGCCGGGCACCGTCCACTTCACCCCGGGCCAGTTCGCGAACTCGCTGCCGAGGGCTTTCACCATCGCGTCCCGTTTCAGGCGGTACGCGCGCTGGAGCGTTTCGACGTGCCGGTGGTAGGCGCCGGTTTCCATCAGCCGGTTCAGGATATGTTGCGCGAGGTTGGACGAGCCGAAATCGTGGCTACCCTTGAGATTGCACACCGGAGTCACGAGGTCGCGTGGGAGGATCGAATACCCGGTCTTCAACCCCGGCGAACAGGGCTTCGAGAACGTACTCGTGTACACGACGAACTCGTTCGCCGGGTCGTAGCGTTTCACGCTCGGCAAGTCCGGCCCGTCGTACCGTAGTTCGCGGTACGCGGCGTCTTCCAGGATAAGAATGCGGTGGGTGGTGCTGTACTTCTTCGCGATCTCGACCAACCGCGGGCGGCGATCGGCTGTCAGGGAGAGGCCGGTCGGGTTCTGGAAGTAGTCCACGGTGTAGATCAGCTTGACCCGTTTCAGGTCGCCGGTCTCCGCGAGCCGGGCCAGGAGCGCGTCGAGCGCGTCCAGGTCCATCCCGCCCGAGTCCATCGGGACCGCGCGGACGTCCGCCCCGTGGCTCGTCAGGCAGTCGTGGTAGACGAAGTACGACGGCGCCTCGGTGATCACGATGTCGCCCGGGTCGAACAGCACTTCGCCGAGGATGTAAAGGATCTGCTGCGACCCAGTCGTCAGCACCACGTCGTCCGCGGTCAGGTTGAGGTCGCGGGGTGCGATGCCGTCCGCGTCGCAGACGTGGCGGAGAACCTTCTCGCGCAACGCCGGGAGCCCCTGAGTCGAACCGTACTGGAGCGCCGCCCGGGCCGCGGCCGGGTCCGCCATGATGTCCGCGACCGCCGTGGCGACGTCCGCCGCCGGGAGCGTCTCCGCGTCGACCAGGCCGGCGGCGAAGGAGATGATCCCGGGGGTTTCGATCGCCTTCTGGATGAAGAACGAGATGGGCGAATCGGTCGTCCGCAGCGAGCGGTTCGACAGGGGTAGCGGCGCCGGCGGCATGATGGCCTTTCGTGTACGGCCTCCCGCGCGTGGCGGGGGCGTGTCGGGGTACGAAACGAAACCGGCCCCGGAGGACAACCTCCGGGGCCGGCGTGATTCGTCTTCGCGTGGTTCCCGGGAGGTTATGTTGGTGCGACGGCGACGACCGCGGCCGCAGCCGCGCCGGTAGCGATCGCGACGGCCGCGCAGACAGCCGCAAGGGCTGCCGCAACGAACCGGACGTCGACCACGAGCCGTGACATGAACCGAACCTCGAAACGGAAGTCGCCCGCGACCGGGCGACTGAGGAACCTTATCACCGGCCGGGCCGATCAACAAGCGAAAATCGCCGCGGCCGACCGCTTTCGACCGGTGGACTTTAGCCCGCCGCGACGTTGACCCCGCCGAGGAAGGAGGTGGAGAACACCTGGACCTTGGACAGCTGGGTTTGGCCGCTGGTCGAGTAGACGGTGTAGTACGGCTGGTCTCCGGACCCCGCCCCGACGATAATGTTGGCCAGACCGGTGCCGTAGTAATCGACCGCGGCCACGTGAACGCCGCCGGTCGTGTTGAGGGAGGACGCACCGGTCGTCGAGGTCACACCCGGGACGAGCGAACTCGGAGCCTGGGACGGGTTGAGGAGCGTTCCGAGCTGGGTGCCCGTCGGGTTGTAAACGCTCGCGTCCGTCGACGGCCCGCTGAGCGTCTGCTGGTTGTCCGACGGGACGGTGAACGACGAAATCAGACCGGTCGTCTGACCGTTGAAAATCTGAACCAGGCCGGCACCGGATCCGGCCCCGGTGATGATGTCGTCCTTGCCCGTCCCGCTCAGGTCGCCGGCCGTTATGTACACACTCGAGTTGTCGCTCGCGGTCGTGGCGTAGAACGATTGGGCCGCGGTCGCGACCTGGACCTTCCCCTGCTCCGGTATCACGGTCTGGGAATCGAACACCTTGACGTTCGTCCCGCCGCCCGCGCCGGGGGCGGTGATGATCTCGTCCCGCCCGATCCCGTTCAGGTCGCCGGCCGCGACGCGGACGCCGTCCGTCTGCGACGGGTCGTAAGCGAAGAAGTCCGCGAGTACGTCGTACCCGACCGCGGACTTCGAGTCGAGTTGGAGGACCGTCACCCGGCCGCCGCCGCCTTCGCCGGCGCCGACGATGATGTCGTTGGTCCCGCTGCCGGTGAAGTCGCCGACCGCGACGTACCCGCCGCCGCGGAAGTTCGGGTCGTACAGGAGCGTGTTGAGAAGGATCGCCCCGGTGGCCCCGTCGAACACCTCGAGCCGGGCCGCCCCGCCGGTCCCGGGGATGGTCACGATGTCCGGCACGCCGTCACCGTTCAGGTCGCCCGTGGCGACCCGGACGCCGGACGTGAGCGTCGGTTCGTAGGGGAAGAAGTTGAACTTCTGGAGGCCGGTCCCGGTGTCGTACACCTTGACCTCCGGCCCGCCGGGCGACTCGGCTCCCGCCACGACGTACGAAATGGGTTTCGCCGTAATGTTGATGGTCACGACCCCGGTCGCGGTCTCGCCCTGGGTGTCCGTGACGGTGTAACCAAACGTGAGCTGCGTGACACCGGTGGGTACCGACGACGGGACGACCAGCGTGAAGCTGCCGTCGGGGCTCAACGTCAGCGTCCCGGTCGGGGGCGCCGGTAACGTCCCCGCCCCCGGGTTGACGTACGTAATCGCGGTGGTCAACGAGGCCGTGAGTACCGTACCCGGGAAAGTGGTGCTGTAATCATTCGCCAGGACGCCCTGGGTCGAGGAAACCGTCAAAACCTGCCCGATCGGAGCGGAGTAAGTATCCCCTGTGGCAACGAGTGCCGGGGTCTCGCGGGTTTCGAGGTGTTCGAGTTGGGGGCGGTAGCCGGGTTGTGGCTGCCGGGGGGTCTTGCGTTTGGGGAAGCCGAACATGATCGGGCTGCTCCTACGAGTCCATGGATTGGTGGGGCGACACGGGCGGCCGGGCGGCGAACCCGTGTCGGGTGCCGTCCTTCTTCTCGTGCCGGGCCAGACGCCCTGACGGCAGTCCTTGCCCTCATGACGGCAGCGCGGGCGGGTGACGCCCGCGACAGCCCCTCATCGTTAGTATTCCACTCGGACGGTCTGGGGCGCCTGAAACACGGAAACGGCCGGTCCTTCGGGTTGTTA from the Fimbriiglobus ruber genome contains:
- a CDS encoding PLP-dependent aminotransferase family protein; the encoded protein is MPPAPLPLSNRSLRTTDSPISFFIQKAIETPGIISFAAGLVDAETLPAADVATAVADIMADPAAARAALQYGSTQGLPALREKVLRHVCDADGIAPRDLNLTADDVVLTTGSQQILYILGEVLFDPGDIVITEAPSYFVYHDCLTSHGADVRAVPMDSGGMDLDALDALLARLAETGDLKRVKLIYTVDYFQNPTGLSLTADRRPRLVEIAKKYSTTHRILILEDAAYRELRYDGPDLPSVKRYDPANEFVVYTSTFSKPCSPGLKTGYSILPRDLVTPVCNLKGSHDFGSSNLAQHILNRLMETGAYHRHVETLQRAYRLKRDAMVKALGSEFANWPGVKWTVPGGGLYVWLTFPSYIDTGKDGPLIGRAVDAGVLYVPGQFGHVPDAAGVVPKNEVRLSFGVATPEQILEGVRRLRRACRGLER
- a CDS encoding carbohydrate-binding family 9-like protein, with product MGLRLRMALFSSLFLIAIAGPARSADPPADIRELKLHDWEPRSMMVAKATAVDRPMYPVVDVHNHLGGGSKVLTPDVVKRYLKVMDEAGVRTVVNLDGGWDGRLKETIAALDETYPGRFLTFALINFEGIDGPDWTAREVKRLEEGFKAGAKGLKFHKTFGLRYRYKDGRLVPVDDPKLDPIWETCAKFGRPVVIHVGDPAAFFTPLDRHNERWHELNQHLDWLFYAGDNPKREDVLDQLHHVIAKHPKTTFVNTHFGNNAEDLAAVADKLDKYPNMYVDIDARISELGRQPYTARKFFLKYQDRIMFGTDTTPKVDAYRIYYRFLETDDEYFDCSASHHRQGFWNIYGLFLPPEVLKKVYQTNAERVLYGLKDGPKDTPAKDATPKDEAPKGKEMRVKPTEDFELTGDGTAAAWKAAEWVPLNKRTKEGKDYATRVKTLYSKKGFYVLIDAADEKITATLKEDFLNLWTEDVFEVFLWTDERDPIYFEYEISPLNYELPILVPNLGDKAMGWRPWHYAGGRKTRKATSAAGGELKSGATVTGWKAEVFIPYELLTPLRNVSPKPGTKWRANFYRMDYDDKKPASWDWARVGPSFHEFRKFGTLIFE
- a CDS encoding Ig-like domain-containing protein; the protein is MFGFPKRKTPRQPQPGYRPQLEHLETRETPALVATGDTYSAPIGQVLTVSSTQGVLANDYSTTFPGTVLTASLTTAITYVNPGAGTLPAPPTGTLTLSPDGSFTLVVPSSVPTGVTQLTFGYTVTDTQGETATGVVTINITAKPISYVVAGAESPGGPEVKVYDTGTGLQKFNFFPYEPTLTSGVRVATGDLNGDGVPDIVTIPGTGGAARLEVFDGATGAILLNTLLYDPNFRGGGYVAVGDFTGSGTNDIIVGAGEGGGGRVTVLQLDSKSAVGYDVLADFFAYDPSQTDGVRVAAGDLNGIGRDEIITAPGAGGGTNVKVFDSQTVIPEQGKVQVATAAQSFYATTASDNSSVYITAGDLSGTGKDDIITGAGSGAGLVQIFNGQTTGLISSFTVPSDNQQTLSGPSTDASVYNPTGTQLGTLLNPSQAPSSLVPGVTSTTGASSLNTTGGVHVAAVDYYGTGLANIIVGAGSGDQPYYTVYSTSGQTQLSKVQVFSTSFLGGVNVAAG
- a CDS encoding RNA polymerase sigma factor, whose amino-acid sequence is MALTADRPVMDEHQEREIARGLRGGNPDAWRALYDAHAERVWRAVARLMGPSATDVADVVQETFLAAARSAAAFDPDRGTLWMWLWGIARVRIALHYRQEAQRDRLLRAGADHPHRRPGETRDALADGELNALVRATLTELPADYETLLTAKYMDGDSVETIASRERATAGAVRSKLARARQAFRDTFGKRTAGRPARTEP